From one Chryseobacterium sp. 3008163 genomic stretch:
- a CDS encoding response regulator transcription factor yields the protein MSISIAIVEDEKNYNNALKKVIDYQTDMKVIAQFFDGNAALKNLSVLSPDVVMMDIQLQDMLGIDIIGKLKKDMPTSQFIMCTSFENDEMIFNSLKAGAMGYLIKGESMDKILSSIRDVYNGGAPMSFSIARRVLNHFERKTIEEKDYEELTKRETEIVELLSQGLLYKEIADKIFVSIDTVKKHVGNIYRKLHVNNKVEAINKFNHFKN from the coding sequence ATGAGCATTTCCATAGCCATAGTAGAAGACGAAAAAAACTACAACAATGCGTTGAAGAAAGTGATCGATTACCAGACTGATATGAAGGTGATCGCACAGTTTTTTGACGGAAATGCCGCTCTCAAAAATTTATCTGTTCTTTCTCCAGATGTAGTCATGATGGATATCCAACTTCAGGATATGCTCGGAATTGATATTATAGGAAAGTTAAAAAAAGATATGCCTACATCTCAATTCATCATGTGTACAAGCTTTGAGAATGATGAAATGATTTTTAATTCCCTAAAAGCCGGTGCAATGGGATATCTTATCAAGGGAGAAAGTATGGATAAGATTCTCTCTTCAATAAGAGATGTGTACAACGGCGGTGCCCCGATGAGTTTTTCAATTGCCAGAAGAGTTTTAAATCATTTTGAAAGAAAAACAATTGAAGAGAAAGATTATGAAGAACTCACAAAACGTGAAACCGAAATCGTAGAACTTTTATCTCAAGGTCTTTTATACAAAGAAATTGCAGATAAAATATTTGTTAGCATCGATACCGTAAAAAAACACGTCGGAAACATCTACAGAAAGCTTCACGTAAATAATAAAGTTGAAGCTATAAATAAATTTAACCATTTTAAAAATTAA
- a CDS encoding ankyrin repeat domain-containing protein, which translates to MNTNCKKKNVLLYALILSLYACQSIPDSKKTTNSKIAEDAVSKTEEISFAQVKISPLNREMLDAAAQGNLKKLEEAINKGADINVRGNGYATALMNASLSNHPEVVSFLLKKGALINAQDEVGEAALTRSVSSQNNEILNILLHAGANINLENKKGISLLEYAISDRNYPVILTLLDHKIDVKSKDESTYLLKLADWGTAVGVAGLNGREIHPSDKEEIKIMQKLIDMGVNVNQQNKKGWTALMVSVESAPLSIVQFLLDKGANVNSKDNLGWTALDWAKNAGREDIHQLLLKYEGKAGK; encoded by the coding sequence ATGAACACAAATTGCAAGAAAAAAAATGTACTACTTTATGCATTAATATTAAGTTTATATGCATGCCAGTCAATACCTGATTCTAAAAAAACGACTAATTCTAAAATAGCAGAAGATGCAGTATCCAAGACTGAAGAGATTTCTTTTGCACAGGTTAAAATATCTCCACTCAATAGAGAAATGCTGGATGCAGCAGCACAGGGTAATTTAAAAAAACTGGAGGAGGCTATAAATAAAGGAGCAGATATTAATGTACGTGGAAATGGGTATGCAACAGCATTGATGAATGCATCCTTATCAAACCATCCCGAAGTTGTTTCGTTTTTGCTTAAAAAGGGAGCGCTAATAAATGCACAGGATGAAGTAGGTGAAGCAGCTCTAACGCGATCCGTTTCTAGCCAGAATAATGAAATTCTTAATATACTGCTTCATGCAGGTGCAAATATTAATTTAGAAAATAAAAAAGGAATAAGCCTTTTAGAATATGCTATCTCAGATAGAAACTATCCTGTTATTCTTACTCTCTTAGACCATAAAATAGATGTTAAATCAAAAGATGAAAGTACTTACCTATTAAAGCTTGCAGATTGGGGAACAGCGGTTGGCGTTGCTGGTTTAAATGGGAGAGAGATACACCCTTCCGATAAAGAAGAAATTAAGATTATGCAAAAGTTGATTGATATGGGCGTAAATGTTAATCAGCAAAATAAGAAAGGATGGACCGCCTTGATGGTTAGTGTAGAATCAGCACCTCTATCTATTGTTCAGTTTTTACTTGACAAGGGAGCAAACGTTAATTCCAAAGATAATTTGGGATGGACTGCTTTAGATTGGGCCAAAAATGCTGGCCGGGAAGATATTCATCAGTTGCTGCTAAAATATGAAGGAAAAGCTGGAAAATAA
- the rplQ gene encoding 50S ribosomal protein L17, translated as MRHGKKFNHLGRTASHRSALLSNMACSLIEHKRINTTVAKAKALRVYVEPLLTKAKEDTTHNRRIVFSYLQSKEAVTELFRTVAPKIAERNGGYTRIIKTGFRPGDAADTALIELVDFNELYNPNAEEKKTTRRSRRSTSTAKVAVEATPAVEEKVEEPKAEATDSTEEKTEE; from the coding sequence ATGAGACACGGTAAAAAATTCAATCACTTAGGAAGAACAGCTTCTCACAGAAGCGCGTTACTTTCTAATATGGCTTGTTCTCTGATTGAGCATAAAAGAATCAACACTACTGTAGCTAAAGCGAAAGCTTTAAGAGTATACGTTGAGCCTCTATTAACAAAAGCAAAAGAAGATACTACACACAACAGAAGAATTGTTTTTTCATATCTTCAAAGTAAAGAAGCGGTTACTGAATTATTCAGAACTGTAGCTCCGAAAATCGCTGAAAGAAACGGTGGTTATACGAGAATCATCAAGACTGGTTTCAGACCTGGTGATGCTGCAGATACTGCTTTGATCGAGTTAGTTGATTTCAATGAGCTTTATAATCCTAATGCTGAGGAGAAGAAGACGACAAGAAGAAGTAGAAGATCTACTTCTACTGCAAAAGTAGCTGTTGAAGCAACTCCAGCAGTAGAAGAAAAAGTTGAAGAGCCTAAGGCAGAAGCAACTGATTCTACAGAAGAGAAAACAGAAGAATAA